The following proteins are encoded in a genomic region of Glycine soja cultivar W05 chromosome 17, ASM419377v2, whole genome shotgun sequence:
- the LOC114393350 gene encoding uncharacterized protein LOC114393350: MLVLALTSFAPAANPFRFRPRAFCRRRLKINNSLPPPPSPAVPFENLFHSLITQFPSVNSLNFITPALGFASGVALFFSSRSNDSDSTLSDIGEWILFASPTPFNRFVLLRCPSISLEGERLVREERHYVRGGRIEVRRGRERELEELSYQRVCVSAADGGVVSLDWPDNLQLEEERGLDTTLLLVPGTPQGSMDPNVRLFVVEALSRGFFPVVMNPRGCAASPLTTPRLFTAADSDDICIAIMYINNARPWTTLMGVGWGYGANMLTKYLAEVGERTPLTAVTCIDNPFDLDEATRSSPYHIVTDQKLTDGLIDILQTNKALFQGKTKGFDVEKALLAKSVRDFEEAISMVSYGFGAIEDFYSKSSTRNMIRDVKIPVLFIQSDNGMVPVFSVPRNLIAENPFTSLLLCSCLPSSGTDTHMSALSWCQLLTIEWLTAVELGLLKGRHPLLTDIDVSINPSKGLVVVEEVRSNKDAKVGTLLDLTRSDAFNGYSADPTKDLLEENENNTGLQFNSQQGLKRNFEQDDMNLQVKDGPLQQTRSSDADLIEEENVVSADSEHGQVLQTAQVVINMLDITMPGTLTEERKNKVLTAVGQGETLMKALEDAVPEDVRGKLTDAVTGILHARGSKLKVDRILNISQAPESVSGQKNQEKFRVSGAEVMVEDQPSVNQMKKTSSPIDGSDDAPGSIGKLAEGTETEVIPIEKSPNSTNLAQSRESNDEVSSSGSLRKETDESNDNNDTNEESKGKSVPDIDHIKNGLETGSKPYTPGLPDGAGGFESAAVGEQKSQNSGIAQADLKEENTILKDEQKSQDFSSDHSKNTSTDAKEEPSSPSMSSEHQTIEREGNDSEKKDNKNMQHVSHQTHSNNLASNAPAFSVSQALDALAGMDDSTQVAVNSVFGVIENMISQLEQSSENEEVEDGKDVEQKIEEKQKTNRQTKDSNTSADPSVDDHHNDMHLNNGSCHTEEQPSQSLSEINGNRIFNAQSCNSNDHLVQKENNTNTQLIDKRFLIGKWDGHRHMDRMPEFIAGGSYGGSPYNENFHKYLVSKIPIKPLDLGTTTALLLDYFPEEGQWKLFEQPQNMEIASSHTETSEEAGPKMKAPSSAKSSNAEKYIEPPYVILDAEKQQEPVKEFITTDTENRMTDTSDDRSDELMQFVKQSVLHSLKMEVSRKLNASEMIEMKSKLAEDMEHVANAISKAIVHSKVQQLYTEESKVQQLYTESQGRNVEGAIEKVGTLEGEHVISVISSSIQQTDCLRKVVPVGVLVGSILASLRKYFNVTTLQDDHRRSLIHDDEEKPSTKNYGNEGVTEIDQVPDEKTSLDHPIQTERIESASKDTSKNTVMVGAVTAALGASALFMQQKDPQQENETAESSSTSLKMNNCHKKEPERLQEEVSEKNQNNIVTSLAEKAMSVAGPVVPTKEDGEVDQERLVAMLADLGHRGGLLRLVGKIALLWGGIRGAMSLTDRLLSFLGIAERPLFQRIFGFVGMTLVLWSPVAIPLLPTIVQSWTTKTSSVIAEFACIVGLYTAIVILVMLWGERIRGYENAFQQYGLDLTSPQKLFEFLKGLVGGVIFIFSIHVVNALLGCASFSWPHIPTSLDAITWLKVYGHMGLVVVQGTVMASAIAVVEELLFRSWLPQEIEVDLGYHQGIIISGLAFSFLQRSLQAIPGLWLLSMSLSGARQRNGGSLFIPIGLRTGMMASTFMLQKGGFLTYHNKCNLPLWIIGNHPFQPFSGLVGLVFSLSLAILLYPRQTLQRKEAQE, translated from the exons ATGTTGGTGCTGGCGCTAACTTCCTTTGCACCCGCCGCGAATCCCTTTCGATTTCGACCCCGCGCGTTCTGTCGCCGTAGGCTCAAAATCAATAACTCTCTCCCACCGCCTCCTTCACCCGCAGTTCCTTTCGAGAATCTCTTCCACAGCTTAATAACTCAGTTCCCTTCCGTCAACTCACTCAATTTCATTACTCCCGCTCTCGGTTTCGCTTCCGGCGTCGCTCTCTTCTTCTCCTCGCGCTCCAATGATTCCGATTCTACCCTCTCCGACATCGGAGAGTGGATCCTGTTCGCGAGTCCGACGCCTTTTAACCGGTTCGTGCTGCTGCGGTGCCCTTCTATATCGTTGGAGGGCGAGAGGCTGGTGAGGGAGGAGAGGCACTACGTGAGAGGAGGGAGGATTGAGGTGCGGAGGGGGAGGGAGAGGGAATTGGAGGAGCTCAGTTATCAGAGGGTGTGTGTGAGTGCTGCTGATGGAGGTGTTGTTTCTTTGGATTGGCCTGATAACTTGCAGTTGGAAGAGGAACGTGGATTGGACACTACTCTCTTGCTCGTTCCCGGCACGCCGCAAGGGAGCATGGACCCCAATGTGAGGTTGTTTGTGGTCGAAGCTCTCAGTAGGGGGTTCTTCCCTGTTGTCATGAATCCCAGAGGATGCGCTGCTTCGCCTCTCACCACTCCCCG GTTATTTACTGCTGCTGACAGCGACGATATCTGCATAGCTATAATGTACATCAACAATGCAAGACCATGGACAACCTTGATGGGTGTTGGATGGGGATATGGTGCAAACATGCTGACAAAATACCTTGCAGAGGTTGGGGAAAGAACACCATTGACAGCTGTCACATGTATAGACAATCCTTTTGATTTAGATGAAGCTACAAGGTCCTCTCCTTATCACATTGTTACTGATCAGAAACTCACTGATGGACTGATAGATATTCTACAAACCAATAAG GCACTATTCCAAGGCAAAACCAAAGGTTTTGATGTGGAAAAAGCTCTGTTGGCAAAATCTGTACGTGATTTTGAAGAAGCAATATCTATGGTATCTTATGGGTTTGGGGCTATAGaagatttttattcaaaatccaGCACAAGAAATATGATTAGGGATGTTAAAATTCCTGTTCTCTTTATACAG AGTGATAATGGGATGGTTCCCGTATTCTCAGTTCCACGCAACCTGATTGCAGAAAATCCATTCACAAGTCTGCTCCTATGTTCTTGTTTGCCTTCAAGTGGTACTGATACCCACATGTCTGCTTTATCATGGTGTCAGCTTCTAACAATTGAG TGGCTCACAGCAGTGGAGCTGGGACTCTTGAAGGGCCGTCATCCTCTTCTGACAGATATAGATGTTAGCATAAATCCTTCTAAAGGATTAGTTGTTGTCGAAGAAGTAAGGTCAAATAAGGATGCTAAAGTTGGCACACTGTTGGATCTTACTCGGTCAGATGCATTTAATGGATACTCTGCCGATCCCACTAAAGATTTGCTtgaagaaaatgagaataacACTGGTCTCCAATTTAATTCCCAACAAGGTCTAAAACGGAACTTTGAGCAGGATGATATGAATTTACAGGTAAAAGATGGCCCATTACAGCAGACTAGATCCAGTGATGCAGATTTAATTGAAGAGGAGAATGTTGTCTCGGCAGATAGTGAACATGGTCAAGTTCTACAGACAGCACAAGTGGTAATAAATATGCTAGATATTACCATGCCTGGTACTCTAACAGAAGAGAGGAAGAACAAG GTGTTAACTGCTGTGGGTCAAGGAGAGACACTCATGAAAGCTTTAGAGGATGCTGTTCCAGAAGATGTCCGTGGAAAGTTAACAGATGCAGTGACTGGAATTTTGCATGCAAGGGGCTCTAAGTTGAAGGTAGATAGGATTCTTAATATTTCTCAGGCTCCTGAATCCGTATCAGGGCAGAAGAACCAAGAAAAATTCAGAGTATCTGGTGCAGAAGTTATGGTTGAAGATCAGCCCTCTGTGAATCAGATGAAAAAGACTAGTAGTCCTATAGATGGCTCTGATGATGCTCCAGGTAGCATTGGCAAGCTTGCTGAAGGAACAGAAACAGAAGTTATTCCCATAGAGAAATCACCAAATTCTACAAATTTAGCCCAGTCTCGAGAATCAAATGATGAAGTTAGTTCTTCTGGTTCTTTAAGGAAGGAAACAGACGAGTCTAATGATAATAATGACACAAATGAGGAATCAAAAGGAAAATCTGTTCCTGATATTGATCATATTAAGAATGGATTGGAAACAGGCTCTAAACCATACACTCCTGGGCTTCCTGATGGAGCAGGTGGCTTTGAATCAGCAGCTGTGGGTGAGCAGAAAAGCCAAAACAGTGGAATAGCTCAAGCAGACCTAAAGGAGGAAAACACTATCCTGAAGGACGAGCAGAAAAGTCAGGATTTCTCTAGCGATCATAGTAAAAATACTTCAACTGATGCAAAAGAAGAACCCTCTTCGCCTTCTATGTCCTCTGAGCACCAAACAATAGAAAGGGAAGGTAATGATAGtgagaaaaaagataataagaatATGCAGCATGTTTCACACCAGACCCACTCTAACAATTTGGCTTCTAATGCCCCTGCCTTCAGTGTTTCTCAAGCATTGGATGCCTTGGCAGGGATGGATGATTCCACCCAAGTGGCTGTTAATAGTGTTTTTGGTGTGATAGAAAATATGATATCTCAGCTTGAGCAGAGCTCGGAGAATGAAGAAGTCGAGGATGGAAAAGATGTTGAACAGAAgatagaagaaaaacaaaaaactaatagGCAAACAAAGGATTCCAACACATCTGCTGATCCTTCAGTAGATGATCACCATAATGATATGCACTTGAATAATGGTTCTTGTCATACAGAGGAACAACCATCTCAAAGTCTTAGTGAAATTAATGGGAACCGTATATTCAATGCTCAAAGTTGTAACTCTAATGATCACCtagttcagaaggaaaataatacaaatactCAACTGATTGACAAAAGATTTCTCATTGGTAAATGGGATGGACACAGACACATGGATAGGATGCCAGAGTTCATAGCTGGTGGTTCGTACGGGGGCTCTCCTTACAATGAAAATTTCCATAAATATCTTGTTTCAAAGATTCCTATCAAACCGCTTGATTTAGGCACAACAACTGCATTATTGCTTGACTATTTCCCAGAAGAAGGTCAATGGAAACTTTTTGAACAACCACAAAACATGGAAATTGCTTCTTCTCATACTGAAACTAGTGAAGAGGCTGGGCCCAAGATGAAGGCTCCCTCCTCTGCAAAATCTTCTAATGCAGAGAAATATATTGAACCACCATATGTAATATTAGATGCTGAAAAGCAACAAGAACCTGTCAAAGAGTTCATTACAACAGACACAGAAAACAGAATGACTGACACCAGTGATGACAGGTCAGATGAATTGATGCAATTTGTGAAACAGAGTGTGTTACATTCTTTGAAGATGGAAGTTAGTCGCAAGCTGAATGCTTCAGAAATGATAGAAATGAAGTCAAAGCTTGCTGAAGATATGGAACATGTGGCAAATGCAATTTCAAAAGCTATTGTACATAGCAAGGTGCAACAACTATATACTGAAGAAAGCAAGGTGCAACAACTATATACTGAAAGTCAAGGTCGTAATGTTGAGGGGGCTATAGAAAAGGTAGGTACTCTTGAAGGGGAGCATGTCATTAGTGTAATTTCTTCCTCCATTCAGCAAACAGACTGCCTGAGAAAAGTGGTTCCTGTTGGTGTTCTTGTTGGGTCCATCTTAGCTTCCTTGAGGAAATATTTTAATGTAACTACACTTCAAGATGATCACAGAAGATCTCTGATCCATGATGATGAGGAAAAACCTAGCACGAAGAATTATGGCAATGAAGGTGTCACAGAGATAGATCAAGTACCTGACGAGAAAACTAGTTTGGATCATCCTATTCAGACAGAGAGAATAGAAAGTGCATCAAAAGATACTAGCAAAAATACTGTCATGGTTGGCGCTGTTACAGCTGCTCTTGGGGCTTCTGCTTTATTCATGCAACAGAAG GATCCCCAACAAGAAAATGAAACCGCTGAAAGCTCATCCACATCTCTGAAAATGAATAATTGCCATAAAAAAGAGCCAGAACGACTTCAGGAGGAGGTCTCTGAGAAGAACCAGAATAACATAGTCACAAGCCTTGCTGAGAAGGCCATGTCAGTTGCTGGTCCAGTTGTACCTACTAAAGAAGATGGTGAAGTGGATCAAGAAAG ACTGGTCGCAATGCTTGCTGATTTAGGACATAGAGGTGGCTTGTTGAGGCTAGTTGGAAAGATTGCTTTGCTATGGGGTGGTATACGTGGTGCAATGAGTTTGACGGACAGGCTTCTCTCATTCTTAGGTATTGCTGAACGCCCTTTGTTTCAGAG gATTTTTGGGTTTGTTGGCATGACCCTTGTTCTATGGTCTCCTGTTGCCATTCCATTACTTCCAACAATTGTTCAGAGCTGGACAACAAAAACTTCTTCCGTAATAGCTGAGTTTGCTTGCATTGTTGGCCTGTACACTGCTATAGTAATACTTGTTATGTTATGGGGGGAAAGAATCCGTGGATACGAAAATGCATTTCAACAGTATGGGCTGGACTTGACATCACCACAAAAG CTATTTGAGTTCTTGAAAGGCTTGGTTGGTGGGGTCATCTTCATTTTTTCAATCCATGTTGTGAATGCATTACTTGGTTGTGCAAGTTTCTCTTGGCCTCATATTCCAACTTCTTTAGATGCCATAACTTGGCTAAAAGTGTATGGACATATGGGTCTGGTAGTTGTTCAAGGAACTGTGATGGCAAGTGCTATTGCagtggtggaagaattgcttttTAGGTCATGGTTGCCCCAGGAAATTGAAGTTGATCTTGGATATCATCAGGGAATTATTATTTCAGGGCTggcattttctttcttgcagaG GTCTCTGCAAGCAATACCTGGACTTTGGCTTTTGTCTATGTCTTTGTCAGGTGCCCGACAGAGAAATGGAGGTAGCCTCTTCATCCCCATTGGGCTACGCACAGGAATGATGGCATCCACTT
- the LOC114392761 gene encoding auxin-responsive protein SAUR78-like: protein MARGGKLMKLKSVLKKWNSFGNGSKHSRHHSSSAVADDESSSRSDLHAVYVGKSRRLYRVSSDVVDHPVFRELVERSRDSDQQQNEDTTTINVVACEVVLFEHLLWMLDNADPQPESLNELVDFYAC, encoded by the coding sequence ATGGCAAGAGGTGGAAAACTAATGAAGCTAAAATCAGTGCTGAAGAAATGGAACTCATTCGGCAATGGCAGCAAGCATAGCCGCCACCACAGCAGCAGCGCCGTCGCCGATGACGAGTCCTCCTCCAGATCAGACCTCCACGCCGTCTACGTCGGCAAGTCCCGCCGCCTCTATCGCGTCTCCTCCGACGTTGTCGACCACCCCGTCTTCCGGGAACTCGTCGAGAGATCCCGCGATTCCGACCAACAACAAAACGAAGACACTACTACGATCAATGTCGTCGCATGCGAGGTTGTCCTTTTCGAACACTTGCTCTGGATGCTCGATAACGCCGACCCACAACCCGAGTCACTCAACGAACTCGTCGACTTCTACGCTTGCTAA